The Mucilaginibacter rubeus genomic interval ATGTCGGGCTTTTACAGGGCCAATATCGACTATATAACAGAACATGCTGTGAGCCCCGACAAACGCCGCTATGTTGACTCATCAGAAGCGCCCCGCCATTTCTTTGATGCCGACCGTTATGGCAAAAAACCATTTGAGGCCATGCCTAAAAAATGGAAGGATGCGGTAGCCAAATACCCTAAAGATACCATCATTAAATACGGCACCGTTCCCTGGGCTATCCAATACCAATATTACCGGCTGGTGCGAGCTTTCAAAGCGCATGATACCATCGATATACTTAATGCCTCGGCATATTTAGGGCATTATATTGCCGATGCCCATGTACCCCTGCACTTAACCCAAAACTACAATGGTCAGCTTTCCGGGCAAACCGGCATTCATGCCCTTTGGGAAAGCCGTTTGCCCGAATTGTTCGCCGATCATTATAATTATTATGTTGGCAAAGCCCGGTATATTGATAACCCGCTTAACGAGGCTTTCCGTATATGCAAGGCTACCTATAAACGTGTGGATACTGTTTTGCGTTTTGAGCGCATGCTAAACAAAGCCTACCCGCAGGATAAAAAATACGAATTGGTGCAGCACGGCAAAAGGCAGATCAGCGATTACTCCGTAGCCTACAGCCAGGCTTACCATAAAATGCTGAAAGGAATGGTTGCAAGGCAAATGCGTGCCTCCATACTTTCTGTAGGCAGTTTCTGGTATTCGGCCTGGGTTGATGCCGGGCAACCGGACCTGGATAAGCTTATCGCTACGCCTTTAAGCAATGAGCAAAAAACAAAACTCCTGCAAGAAGAAGCACTGTACCGTTCAGGCAAAGCACCGGTAATAAAATAATTAACGCTAAAAAACAGCACCTCTCCCCTCTTATCTTCCTCTACATTCCTCAAAATAAACTTCGCTAAAACAGCGAAAAGATAACACCGACTATCACTGAAACAATCGTGACGTGATAACGCGATCAACTCTTAAAAGTTCATTCTTTAATTACCTCATTTTGCATTATCACGGTACTAATACGCAGTTTCTCCATTAGGTATTTATACGCTATAAGCCGGTTTACAGCCCTCCTAACTTAGTTAAATCAATCAGGAAGTTGATTTGACCTCCCTCCTTGTCGTTTCAGGCCAAAAGCCTGGAAGAAGATTTAAAGTAAGCAGGAGACCATATCAAGTGACTGCGTTTTTTATCACTAAATATTTACATCTATAAACTATTATCTTATGGCAAACTTAACTTTAGCACCACGATGGGCATCGAGTGTGCTGCAACTCGGAAACACCGCATATGTTGATTGCGGTACACCAACCGTACTTAACAATTTAACCTCCTTTACACTGGAGGCCTGGGTAAATGTATCGAGCCTGAACGGATTTCAATCTGTAGTAGGAAATGTCGACAATGCGGTTGGCGGACAGTACCAATTATTTCTTGAATCGGGTTATGTTTATGCCTATGTAGGCATTGCTCCATACCTGATCAAATCCACCTTACCTATCACTGTTAACGAATGGCACCACCTGGCCTCGGTATTTGACAGTACAACATCCAGCTTATCACTATATGTAGATGGCGTAGCTGTTGCACAAAGCAATTTTTCAGGAACGTTGCCAACTAATGGTACCAATGTACTGTTGGGCGCTGTAATGCAACAGGGCAGCCCGATCTGGTACCTACAGGGCCAGATTGGCCGGATCATGATCTGGAACAGCACTCGCGATGCTGAAGATATCCTTAATGATTCGGTACAGGTAAATAATTACAGCGCCGTCCAAAATCCAAACCTTATCTTTTACAGCGACTTTTCCGAAATGCCGGGAGTTGACAGTTCAGGTAACAATATAACCCTTAACTTCAAAAACAATGTACAATACGCATTTAACGTTCCATCGGTGGTATTGGGAGCAGATGGTTATGTTGATTGCGGCTCCTTCCCCGAATACAGCATCTCCGGAAATGCACCTTACACCATTGAAGGATGGTTTTTCCCTGGCAGCAGCAGCAACGGCATTTTACTAAGCTATGGATTAAACGGCGCATGGGAATACTAGGTAAGCTATCAAAACAACCAGGTTACAGGCCAGCGCAACAGCGACACCATCTCTTTATCATCAGCCGCATCTGTATTACCGCTTAGCTATTATCATTTCGCGCTTAGCTACGACAGCGATGTTAAGGCACTGAGCCTGTACGTAAATGGCAACCTTCAGGCTATCGATTATTTTCCTTCGCCGGTTACTGCAGTTCCGAACGGGCATGTACTCGTTGGCGCTCAGTACGACTCGAATGGAAATATTATCAATAATTTTAACGGTTCTATTCAAAACCTCCGGATCTGGAATGTATGCCTTGAGCAATCGGAAATTGTTCAATGGATGTATAACGATGTGATAACCGACAACCGTTTAATTTCCAATTTTGACTTTACCGTTAACCCTCCTATAGATACCACCGATAAATCGACATTGGAGCTGGATAACGGTGCTGTACAGCAACTCCAAACCGTAAACGTTTTAACCACCGAGCAGATTGCACTTTTGGGAATACCACAATCCATCAATGCCATCTATCTTAATCAAAACGTTGAAACACCGGTACCGCCGCCAACAGACATATTATTTAGCAACCAGCCCCAGGTATTTACCGAAGATCATAAAGAAGAAAGCTGGGCACAGTTCGAGGAATGGTTTGGCAGTAAAAATGGAGGCCCGGCAACCGAAGGTTTTCGTCAGCAGTTTGATAACGCCTATGAAAAGGCCAGGCAAATGTTTGATGAAAATGCCAACTTATCCCGTGTTTTTACCCGAACCGACACCAATGGCATAACCCGCATTATTTACCACGGCGTAAAAGCGGATATGCTTGTTTATGAAGGGGCCGTAGGTGCTGAATCAGATTGTACGTTGTGGTGGATCCAATTCATCTTCGCACTTACTGTAGGTTTCCTGCAGGCTGTGGGGCTGGCGCCTACTACCGGCAATATAGCCACCCGCATTTATAACCTGCTGCGTGCAAACCAAACGGTAATGAACGCGATGAGCTCAATGGCCGGAAAAGCAATCAGCGCTACCGCTGCTATCGGGTTTGTTGGTGTAGTATATCAGCAGGGACTAATGTGGACTATCATCAAATTCGTACTGACATCTGCAGGATGGTATGCCTTATTCTGGATCCTCCGCAAAGTGATAGCTATTGTAACAGGCCTTGAGGCGGCAGCCATACTTGCCGGCTTTATTGTATGGGCTACTCAGCTTACCATACTTTCACTTAAATACAATACCGCATGCGGACAACTTCTTCAATCAACCAAAGTTTCACCTTCTTTTAATTCATAAGCCATGCCGACTTCAACACCTATTGTCGCTATACCTATAGTAGACACTTCAAATAGTATGACCTATTACAACTACGTTGCAATTACTGTTATAGATACAAAAGCATTCTTGAATAACGCTCTGCCGGGCGATTATATCGGAGTTGCCTCTTACGATGTTAGCGGCAGAGTAACTTATAATCTAACGCAGGTTGATCAAAACCTAACCGTACCAGTTGCCGCCGCCGCTGCCGTACAAAATCTTAACTTTACCGGGAGCTGCACCAATATGGGAGGTGGGCTTCAAACAGCAGTAAACATGCTTTCCAGTGCCCCCTCCGGTGTAAACAAAGGCTTGGTTTTGCTATCTGATGGTTATCAAAACTGCGGCACCAATCCCTTGCCCTTACCAGCCGGAACCCCACCTGTGTATTCTTGTGCTATGGGGCCGTCATCTGACCAAAACCTGATGCAGCAAATTGCTACCCAAAGCGGTGGGCAATATTACTATGCGCCATATGTGTACAACATGATGCAGATTTATAACCAGATCAGGGCACAAACCCCTTCGGCACAATTGCTTGCCAACGGGTATAAAGTAGCACAGGCCTACGATTACCTGATGATTCCTGCTACCGTGTCTGCAGGTAACGATGTCGGACAGTTTTCGGTTGTATGGAGCGATACTAAATACACCTTCACAAATGGCCAGCCCGGGCTTAATCAATTAAGTGTAACACTGGTAACCCCGGCCGGTGTGGTAATTACGCCAATGCCTACTTTACAGGGGGGAGCCTACGTAGTGTTTAACATCCCTAACCCGGCCGTAGGCCTGTGGTACATCCAGATCATGTACGGAGGTACAACTCCACAGGGTTTAACAGGCGGCGCCTTTGAATATGCACCATCAGGCAATGCGGCCCCGCTTCAGCTCACAGTTGATGCCCCGGCGGCTGTACGCAAAGGGCAGCCCATTACCTATCACGCGCATTTAACCGATGACGGCAAACCTATAACAGGGCAACATGTACATGCAGTTATTACCCGTCCTAAATTCAGTCAGCAAAGTGCCTTAAAAACTTATGCCGCCCAGCTTAAAACAATAAAGCTGTCTGATGAAACAATGGATACAATACAATATCCGGATTTGGCGAAGCTTGATCTGCTTTACAAGCAGCGGTTAAATGAAAATGAAGAAGACCTTTTACCACACCTGAAAAGTGGTGCTGTACTGACAGAAGCAAAGCATGGCGGCTATTCGGGTACAATACATGAAACCCATGAGGCCGGAAGCTACACGGTTGAACTGGAGGTAACAGGATTTTCTGACAAGTCTAAAACCCCGTTTTCAAGGACTCATCGTTTTAACGTAGTAGTTACCGATGGTGATTGAATAAACCAAACTTCCGTTTAATATGCAAAAGCCGGAACCCGGATTGATCTAAATCCAGGTTCCGGCTTTTATTCTTGAAGTATTTTTAATAATTTCTTGGAGTAATCTCGGGATAAATAATCGCTGACCGTTTAACAGCTTATTTAGCTGCCCGGTAATTAGACACTAATTCTGATGTGCGCAAAGCCCTTGAATAAATCTTTAAATTAGATATTGTACCGTCCAGATTTTTACCGAACGTAACAGGCGAATCGGTATTTATGTTATTAATTCCAAAAAATCTTGTCCAACCGGCAGGAGCATTCGCTCCACCATCGCAAAGTTTTCCATCTACCATTGCCATAATAATGTTTGCTCCCCCATCAACAACAAAGGCAACGTGATGAAGCTTATTTGGAACGATGGTGCCTTTGTCAGTTTCTAAACTAACACTTTTAACACCGTCATTCAAGGAGATAGCAATAGTTCCGTTATTTGTTGTAGCAATATCCAAACCCGGGCCATTACCTGTACTATTTGTTAAAATATGCCCTACTGAATTTAGATTATTAAGCGTAACAAAAAAATCTACAGTAAAGCCACCATTGTTTTCCAGACTTGGGAAAAACTTATTATTAGATGGCAGCGTTAAGTCATTGGGAGCCTCATATTCATTTATGAGCCCTCTGGTTACTTTCTCTTTTCTAAAACGCTGATACCAAAGATCGTTCAGGAGCAGAGGACTAATTTCATGTACCCTTGCTGTATTTTTCTGAGTTTCTGTAATGAAATATTTACCCTCCTGCTCTATTAAATCCGGATAGCTCATGCCTTCATTTACATTGCCGCTGTATAAAAGGATCTCGGGCTCCGACCACCAGATAGTTCCGTTTCTTTCAATTCCACCCGATACCCAAACAGGATTTCTGTTGTTATATCCAGGAGTTCCATAATTATGAAACCAGAATAAGTATTTTCCGTTTGAGCACTTAAATATTCTCGGGCAGGCAGTTGGATGCTTGAATATGCGGTCGCTGGGAGTTCCGTTACCATAACGCATAGGCGCCGGCGTATTCCAGGAGGTACCTAAATTTGTACTAATTGCAAAACCAGGAAAGCCCAAATACGTACGGTTTACACAATATAAGCTGCCATTACTCAACTGCACGAGATTGTGTTCCTCTTGAAGAGACCAGGTTGGGTTTTTTATTCCCACATCCCCGCCTGGTAAAATATTCCATTGCAAGGCATTAATATCTTTCTCTGTTTCGATATTTGGGCAATTAACCAACCAACCTTCACCCCGGTCACTTATATATGCACCAATTTTTGTGTACGAAAATAATAAACCATTTGTAGAGTGTATTGGTTTACAAATCCCCCAAAACATTTGTACCTGACCTTTAAAATTATTGTTATTATCAACGAGTGTATTTTTTATGGAAAGCCTGTACCTATCAGACCAGGTTTGCCCCATATCGTCAGAATATTTATAACAATACCATCCTAAAAGATCGTTTTTTATATGCTTGCCATTTAATTCTGAAATATTGTCTCCATTATAATCGTAAAAAACGTATATCCTCCCGTAAGCAGTTATATAGGGAATTGCCCAGGAAGCTACCGGGCCAGAGGATGGTTCGATATCAACGGCTGGGCCCCATGTTTTTCCCAGGTCGGTGCTTCTACTACTCATAACATGCTGCCCGGGGGTGCCTTCGGCACCACGACCAGTAGTAAATACGCAAATCCATGAGCTATCCCTGGCTTGAACAATATAAGGCTGATCGAGATACGGGGCCTTATAAATGATGTTACCTAAAGTAATAGATCTTTGATCTATAAAATCTTCGGCATTTATGTCGGGTATAAAGGAAAGACTATCAGCAACAGGATTACCCGGAGATGAAGGCGTTTGAGCATTAGCCATCTCATGTTTTTTGCAACCAAAAACAGCTAAAATAAAATACAAGGAAGAGATGATAAGGCGGATTCGTAAAGAGTGTTTCATTAAATCTTATATATTCTTATAAATACACTCAATATTCAATCAATAAAACTTCGGCCATAAACAAATATCTTTCGTTTACAGAGTTATTAATTAATATAGGGGGTGTATTACTAACAATATCAAAGATAAAGCTTCCTTATTTAATTCAGTCACAGAATCTTAAATTTAATAAAACAATAAACTTATTTTTATATAGCTATAACGACCAGCTTAAATTTGCGGCTAAGCAGTCGGATTTTTAGCAGCGCGTCCTTTTACAGCGGCAAAAATTGGAGGCAATATTGATATCAGGATAATAATTACTCCCACCAATGAGAAGTTTTTAGCTATGATATCTACCTGGCCTAATTTGTAACCTGCAAACAGGAATACGATGATCCACGATGCGCCGCCGATGATGTTATAAAGGCTATAGCGTAAAAAAGGCATCCTGCCAACACCGGCAACAAAAGGTGCTATGGTACGGATGATAGGCATAAAACGGCTAAATATTACCGCCTTGCCGCCGTGTTTGTCAAAAAATGCTTTGGTTTTAAGGTAGTATTCCAGCTTCAGGATCTTATTTTCTTCCTTAAATACCTTGGGGCCAAGGTAGTTACCTAAAAGGTAATTTACGGTATTACCTATAAATGCAGCTGCAATAAGTATAATACCCAGCAACCAGATATCTAAACCAGAGCTGCCACCTGCAATTAAAGCACCGGCTGCAAACAACAGTGAATCGCCGGGTAAAAAGGGAGTTACAACAAAGCCAGTTTCGGCAAATATGATCAGGAAAAGGATGAGATAGGTCCATCCCTGGTAAGCACTGGTGATTTGTACCAGGTGCTTGTCAATATGCAGTATAAAGTCGATGATGCTTTTTATTACTTCCACAGGCGTAAATTTTGCCCAAAAATATAAATATTAAACAGAAAGCCGCTACTGAAGTGTCTTACTTAGCAGATTATTAGTGAGTACACCGGCACCAAAGGCCAATGAATCGGCAGCGCCAACAACACCTTTGGTATAAATGGTATAAGCGCGTCCGTCCTGTATAGTTATATTTTGCAGGGTTGTTTCAATTTTGGTAGGGGTACGCGTTGCCCTGATGGTAAAGTTATAGTTACCGGCAGTAAGATCGTAATAGGGGGTAACCTTATTAAACGTGGTGCCGCTTACCATAAGCGTATCATTTGCCCTCAAATCAAGGGCGGCTGTACCAGGAGAAGTATGCACAAACCTAACTTTTCCTTTACCTATAGGCGGCAAACTGGTACTGTCAGATAATATAAACGAACTGACAAAAGAACTGTCCTTCCGGTAACCGGTTACAAACATGGTATATTTCCGGTTGGCTTTGAGCGTATTATCAAACTGAAGCAAAATTGTAGGTGCAGTAGTTGCAGTTCGTAACTGTAAAGGCGCTTCCAATGTTGAAAGATAAAAATACCCCGAGCTGTTAGGATACGTATATGTAGTTGAGCTATACCTGATATAATGCTGATAAAGATATACCGGCTGAATATCGGGACTTAAATTAACTATCTGAAACTGGGTATTGAGGCCTACCGACGACGCGTTCCCTCCCTTGCCGCATGATGATACCCCGCATAAAAAAAGGACGCCTATCACAGTTGCAAAAAACGAAACCAGGACCTTGCTTTTATTTTTATTAACCATTAATGTAATTATTGATTAGTGAACAAACCTGTTGCCAGGCCGGCACTTTTATTACCAAAACCATAATAGGTATACACCTTACCACCTACCAGCTGCACCGTATCCCTAACAATAGTACCCGGAAACGCGGCCGAATGCATGGCCATATTGTGTTCTCCCGGCGCCACTAAATAAAAAGTAGAGGTGGCTTTAAAAGCAAGGTTACTTACTTTTTCGGTATCTACGGCAACTTTATTAGTTGTCCCTTCAAAATGCACGCTAATATTTCCCGCGTCTGGCGAAGCATTTACAAACCTGATTTTGGCTGATGGTACCTTGCTTGTATCTCCAGCTATGACGTCGGTAGTTTTAAATACCTGATCGGCAGTATTACCTGCTATGTAAAATGAATACACCGAATCTTTACTGAGTGTCAACGGCAAACTGAACAGTGGATTAGGGTTGCTTGGCCCATCTAACTTAACCGAATAATTTTGTGTTCCGGCTTTTACCAGAATATAGCCTAATGTGCCTCCGGGATAAAAAGTTGTTGTATTGTTGATGCGGATACCGTTCTGGTAAACATTAACATTATTAAATGTGGCGTTGATTACGTTTAATGATGATGTTGATGAATCCACTGCATCGGGCTTATCATTATTTTTTTTGCACGATGCTATGCAACCTGCCGCCGCGGCAATCATCAATAAAACTTTAACCTTTATCTTCATATACAATTATATGCTATAACTGCTTAGTGTAACTTTTGGTATCGGGTGCTGAACAAAAAAAGTCCGGTTTTATGTTACCGGACTTAGTTTTGGATTTATAATTTAAGTTTACACTTAAGCATAGCTATTGAGCATCACCGGCATTACCAGCATCAGCACATCTTCATTCTCATCTCCGCCTTGTGGCAACAATAAGCCCGCACGGTTTGGAGTCGACATTTCCAAAGATACTTCTTCGCAGCTTAAGTTCTTTAACATTTCTATTAAAAATCTTGCATTGAAGCCAATTTCCATGTCTTCGCCTTCATATTGGCAGCTCAGGCGCTCGTGAGCTTCGTTAGCGAAGTCGATATCTTCTGACGAGATATTTAACTCGCTGCCATTTATTTTTAGCCTTACCTGGTGGGTGGTTTTGTTAGCGTAAATAGCCACACGGTTTAACGAACCCAGGAAGGTAAGCCTGTCGATGTTTAATTTATTAGGATTGTTTTGAGGAATAACAGCCTCATAATCCGGGTAACGCTCATCAATTAAACGGCAAACAAGGTTAATGTTGCCAAACTTAAAGAAAGCGCTGGTGTTGTTATATTCAACCGATACGTTAACATCATCGCTTGGTAATGATGATTTAAGCAGGGTTAAAGCTTTTTTAGGTAAAATGAATGATGCTGTGCTTGCTGCTTTGGCATCTTTACGACGGTACCTTACCAGTTTGTGCGCATCGGTTGATACAAAGGTAAGTGCCGATGTGGTAAGCTGGCAGAATACACCTGTCATGGCCGGGCGCAACTCGTCATTACTTACCGCAAAAATGGTTTTGTTAATAGCTTCGGCTAAAACAGAAGCAGGCAGGTTTACCGATGAAGCGTTTTCAACAACCGGGATCTTAGGAAAATCCTCACCGTTTTCGCCGCTCAGTTTGTATTTACCATCACCAGCGTTAATTTCAATGGCGAAGGTTTTATCATCAACCGAAAAAGCAACAGGCTGCTCGGGTAACGATTTCAGGGTCTCTAACAATATACGCGACGGGATAGCAATCCTGCCGTTTTCTTTAGCCTCAACAGGCAAAGAGGTGGTCATGCTGGTTTGCAGGTCGGTAGCAGAAATGGTCAAGTTCCCATCCTTTATCTCGAACAAAAAGTTTTCCAATATAGGCAACACAGTGCTGCTGCTCAATGCGCCGCTCACCGCTTGCAGTTGTTTGAGTAATGTTGAGGTAGAAACAATAAATCTCATGTGGTTGTAATTAAGCAATCAAAAATATAAAATTTAACGGGCATACTTTTGCCTGCGGAGATAATGTTGAAAAATAGCACATATTAACACTAATACCAACGGAACAATGTTATTAACCAACTGCCAATACATTTTTTCGCTCCGAATACGCGCCCTATCAAGCAGGCGGATCTTAATTTCCTTGGTACGCAAGGCTATCAGGCCCGAATCATCGGTCATGTAATCGGCTATGTTGAGCAGCAGATTTTTGTTACCGTAAGTTTGATGCGTATAATGATCATACCCTAACGGATATGGCGAACCATCGTTACCTACCTGGTTCTTTAAAATATCACCATCGCTTATCACTATCATTTTTGTAGGCTCGCTTTGTGATAGTACAGGAATCTGCTCTTTTAAGCCTTCGGGCAGCGGACGGTTTTGCCAGTCGCTGGTAAAACGGCCTTCTAACAGTACGCCGGTTATTTTAGGTGTACTTTGAAACTCCTTAGGGTTTGGCTCCTGCTCCAGGGCCTGCAATGATAATATGTGCGGGGCGGTTAGCTTTTTATTATAGGGCGATGATGTCAGCAACACCGTTTTATTAACATTTTTGGTATCGAGGATATCGATAGAACTTGCAAACTCGCTGCTGATACCATCCAGATTTTTCACTACCGGGTGTTTACTCAGCGGAATAAATACCGGGTAATATAACCATGGCAGCATCTGTATCTGCGCCTGCCCGCCCACGTTGCCGGTACTTACCGGTATCTGCGAGCAGTTCATATCGGCTATCAGATCATAGTTAATGCGGATGCCATAACGAAAAAGCTGATCATCGAGGTTAAGCTGCTTGGCGAAAGCCAGTTGTTCGCCCCCATGCCCTCTGAGGCTATCCAGTTCGGCGCTTACCTGGTCTATTGCCCATAATACCCGGCCTCCGTACATGATATACTGGTCGAGTTTAAATTTCTCTACCTCGCTAAACTTTTGATCGGGCTTGGCTATTACCAGCAATTTGATCTTTTGCAGATCGGCAAAGGAAATAGCGCTGAGGTCTACCCTGCCTACCTGGAAACCTTCGCTAAGCGTTTTCATAGCGTCGTTCAGTTGCAAGTCGGTTAGTTCATGATGCCCTTCGGTGAAACCTATTTGCGGTCGCCCGCCGGCATCGGCTTTTTTTATGGCTGATGAAAAAGCGTATTCAAGATTTTGGATAGAGTTATTCAGCACTTCATCGGGCGAAAGACCAATACGGCTTAATAACAGCTTTACCGGGATATCCTTCCCTCCTGCCGATACCAATGCCGATGGAAATATCAGCTTTTGCGTTACGCCATTATCGGTTTTAACACTCAGGTTTGTTGGCTCAACACCTTCGGCAGCCATGTTCTGGATCACCTCGTTTTGCTGATCATTATTTAAACCCTTCAAGGGGTCACGAAATTCAAACTGGATTTTGCCATGGCTATAAGCTTGCAGATCACTCAGCATATCGCGGGTGGCACTTTGCAGGCGTTTAAAACCGCCCGGCAGGTTATCGCCCTGTAAATACACCACCACCTTTACACGTTTTTGCAGCTTATCCATAATTTGCGTGCTGATGGGCGAAAGGGTAAAGCGTTTTTCGGCAGTAAAATCAAAACGGGTGAAGGTGAATGCCGATAACATCGCCAAAACAAACAATACCAGGGGTATGCCTATCATCGTAGCATTACCTAAACCTGCCTGGCGTTGCTTTGCCAGTACAAACAGGGTAAGCCATATAAAAATACCGGTAGTGATGATAAAGTAAACCAGATCGCGGGTATCCAGTACGCCACGGCTTACCGAATCATAATGCTGGGTGATACCTAAATTCTGCAATCCCAGATCCTGCAGGGATAACAGCTGACTGATAGAATCAAACCCGCTGTAAAAAAAGAAACACAGGAAAACGGAGATAGTAAAAGCGATGATCTGATTTTTGGTGACCGATGAAGTAAACAAACCTATCCCCACAAATACAGCGCCCAGCAAAAACAAACCGATGTATGAACCTATTACCGCCCCGGTATCGATATTCCCTTGCGGCATACCCAACGCGCTAACCGAGTAGTAATAAACCAGTGTTGGCAGCAAAGCAAAAAGCACTATTAATAAACAGGCCAGGTATTTGCCCAGCACTATTTCCCAATCTTTTAAGGGGCGGGTAAACAGCAGCTCAAAAGTACCCTCTTTCCGCTCCTCGGCAAGAGAGCGCATGGTAATGGCCGGGATCAGGAACATGAACAGGTATGGCGCTGTGCTAAACAAGCCTTCGAGGCCGGCGTAACCATATTCCAATATGCTCGACTCGGGGAATACCCATAAAAACAAACCCAGCACCAGTAAAAATACACCTATGGTAACACAAGCCACCAACGAGCTCAGGTATGATATTATTTCTTTTTTAAGGATGCTCAGCACGTTATAATATATTGTGTTAAGCGCCGAAATTACAACAATATTGCGCCAAAGCAAAGTGCGTTTGGATATCGGGTACAGGATATCGGATTTCGGAATTTCGATTTCGGATTTAGTTATTTTTTTCTTTCGCAGCTTCAAGCGTCTCTGCAGGTTCAAGCGTCTTCGCTTGAATCAAAATTAAGGTAAGCGTCCACGCTTACTTTAAATCGGGAGCGTGGACGCTCCTGCTA includes:
- a CDS encoding vWA domain-containing protein, which translates into the protein MPTSTPIVAIPIVDTSNSMTYYNYVAITVIDTKAFLNNALPGDYIGVASYDVSGRVTYNLTQVDQNLTVPVAAAAAVQNLNFTGSCTNMGGGLQTAVNMLSSAPSGVNKGLVLLSDGYQNCGTNPLPLPAGTPPVYSCAMGPSSDQNLMQQIATQSGGQYYYAPYVYNMMQIYNQIRAQTPSAQLLANGYKVAQAYDYLMIPATVSAGNDVGQFSVVWSDTKYTFTNGQPGLNQLSVTLVTPAGVVITPMPTLQGGAYVVFNIPNPAVGLWYIQIMYGGTTPQGLTGGAFEYAPSGNAAPLQLTVDAPAAVRKGQPITYHAHLTDDGKPITGQHVHAVITRPKFSQQSALKTYAAQLKTIKLSDETMDTIQYPDLAKLDLLYKQRLNENEEDLLPHLKSGAVLTEAKHGGYSGTIHETHEAGSYTVELEVTGFSDKSKTPFSRTHRFNVVVTDGD
- a CDS encoding sialidase family protein, yielding MKHSLRIRLIISSLYFILAVFGCKKHEMANAQTPSSPGNPVADSLSFIPDINAEDFIDQRSITLGNIIYKAPYLDQPYIVQARDSSWICVFTTGRGAEGTPGQHVMSSRSTDLGKTWGPAVDIEPSSGPVASWAIPYITAYGRIYVFYDYNGDNISELNGKHIKNDLLGWYCYKYSDDMGQTWSDRYRLSIKNTLVDNNNNFKGQVQMFWGICKPIHSTNGLLFSYTKIGAYISDRGEGWLVNCPNIETEKDINALQWNILPGGDVGIKNPTWSLQEEHNLVQLSNGSLYCVNRTYLGFPGFAISTNLGTSWNTPAPMRYGNGTPSDRIFKHPTACPRIFKCSNGKYLFWFHNYGTPGYNNRNPVWVSGGIERNGTIWWSEPEILLYSGNVNEGMSYPDLIEQEGKYFITETQKNTARVHEISPLLLNDLWYQRFRKEKVTRGLINEYEAPNDLTLPSNNKFFPSLENNGGFTVDFFVTLNNLNSVGHILTNSTGNGPGLDIATTNNGTIAISLNDGVKSVSLETDKGTIVPNKLHHVAFVVDGGANIIMAMVDGKLCDGGANAPAGWTRFFGINNINTDSPVTFGKNLDGTISNLKIYSRALRTSELVSNYRAAK
- a CDS encoding DedA family protein gives rise to the protein MEVIKSIIDFILHIDKHLVQITSAYQGWTYLILFLIIFAETGFVVTPFLPGDSLLFAAGALIAGGSSGLDIWLLGIILIAAAFIGNTVNYLLGNYLGPKVFKEENKILKLEYYLKTKAFFDKHGGKAVIFSRFMPIIRTIAPFVAGVGRMPFLRYSLYNIIGGASWIIVFLFAGYKLGQVDIIAKNFSLVGVIIILISILPPIFAAVKGRAAKNPTA
- a CDS encoding zinc dependent phospholipase C family protein, translating into MNRRIILSITGICLIMLCSSWGFFAHYRINRLAVFTLPKTMSGFYRANIDYITEHAVSPDKRRYVDSSEAPRHFFDADRYGKKPFEAMPKKWKDAVAKYPKDTIIKYGTVPWAIQYQYYRLVRAFKAHDTIDILNASAYLGHYIADAHVPLHLTQNYNGQLSGQTGIHALWESRLPELFADHYNYYVGKARYIDNPLNEAFRICKATYKRVDTVLRFERMLNKAYPQDKKYELVQHGKRQISDYSVAYSQAYHKMLKGMVARQMRASILSVGSFWYSAWVDAGQPDLDKLIATPLSNEQKTKLLQEEALYRSGKAPVIK
- a CDS encoding DUF4397 domain-containing protein; protein product: MKIKVKVLLMIAAAAGCIASCKKNNDKPDAVDSSTSSLNVINATFNNVNVYQNGIRINNTTTFYPGGTLGYILVKAGTQNYSVKLDGPSNPNPLFSLPLTLSKDSVYSFYIAGNTADQVFKTTDVIAGDTSKVPSAKIRFVNASPDAGNISVHFEGTTNKVAVDTEKVSNLAFKATSTFYLVAPGEHNMAMHSAAFPGTIVRDTVQLVGGKVYTYYGFGNKSAGLATGLFTNQ
- a CDS encoding LamG domain-containing protein, which gives rise to MANLTLAPRWASSVLQLGNTAYVDCGTPTVLNNLTSFTLEAWVNVSSLNGFQSVVGNVDNAVGGQYQLFLESGYVYAYVGIAPYLIKSTLPITVNEWHHLASVFDSTTSSLSLYVDGVAVAQSNFSGTLPTNGTNVLLGAVMQQGSPIWYLQGQIGRIMIWNSTRDAEDILNDSVQVNNYSAVQNPNLIFYSDFSEMPGVDSSGNNITLNFKNNVQYAFNVPSVVLGADGYVDCGSFPEYSISGNAPYTIEGWFFPGSSSNGILLSYGLNGAWEY
- a CDS encoding DUF4397 domain-containing protein; the protein is MVNKNKSKVLVSFFATVIGVLFLCGVSSCGKGGNASSVGLNTQFQIVNLSPDIQPVYLYQHYIRYSSTTYTYPNSSGYFYLSTLEAPLQLRTATTAPTILLQFDNTLKANRKYTMFVTGYRKDSSFVSSFILSDSTSLPPIGKGKVRFVHTSPGTAALDLRANDTLMVSGTTFNKVTPYYDLTAGNYNFTIRATRTPTKIETTLQNITIQDGRAYTIYTKGVVGAADSLAFGAGVLTNNLLSKTLQ